The proteins below come from a single Pseudomonadota bacterium genomic window:
- a CDS encoding disulfide bond formation protein B, whose product MPSTRLINLGLFLGSAGLLWFGYYLEWVRGLEPCPLCLIQRLFFALIGIAALIAVLHHPGRLGTILYAGLSELFALGGGLTAGRQVWLQQLPKDQVPECGPGLEYMLEAYPLGDVLAKVFHGSGECAEIGWSLFGLSIAGWALLSFVLIAVVSAAVAVRHATSR is encoded by the coding sequence ATGCCCAGCACGCGCCTGATCAACCTCGGACTGTTCCTGGGCTCGGCCGGGCTCTTATGGTTCGGGTATTATCTGGAGTGGGTCCGGGGTCTTGAGCCGTGTCCCCTATGCCTCATCCAGCGACTGTTCTTCGCCCTGATCGGCATCGCCGCCCTCATCGCCGTCCTGCATCACCCGGGGCGCCTGGGAACGATTCTCTACGCGGGCCTCAGTGAGCTCTTCGCGCTCGGCGGGGGTCTCACGGCGGGCCGGCAGGTGTGGCTACAGCAATTACCGAAGGACCAGGTGCCGGAATGCGGACCGGGGCTGGAGTATATGCTCGAGGCCTATCCGCTCGGCGACGTCTTGGCCAAAGTCTTCCATGGGAGCGGTGAGTGCGCGGAGATCGGCTGGAGTCTTTTCGGTTTGTCGATAGCCGGGTGGGCACTCCTAAGTTTCGTCCTAATCGCGGTGGTGAGTGCCGCCGTCGCGGTCCGCCACGCAACGAGCCGTTGA
- a CDS encoding AAA family ATPase, with product MRRFPRAAQLDRVLARGELTAGLIEALARSIAQFHARAECASADSPYGSASKVGQYALENFTHIGTGPAEIDSRAELASLRAWTETQLERHRDLIEGRKRHGRVRHCHGDLHLTNMVSMGGEIVVFDGIEFNAALSCIDVMSEIAFLLMDFDVRERPDLGSIFLDRYLEESGDYEGLPLLDLYRVYRSLVRAKVAYLEHQSGGEKAVCLARYERHLALAGRYAEPRPAGLIVLTHDGVSGAGKTMHSAPLIPRLGALRIRSDVERKRLAGLSAETKTESAVVAGMYDAAMTERTYERLKDLAGIVSGCGIPVIVDATFLARARREEFAALVRSLGVPLQILDFQAGEATLRGRIRQRGGDGHDASEANLAVLDHQLRGQEPLTPHEQALTLHWDTECPGEAAPVAAELERLTPRRPTR from the coding sequence ATGCGCCGCTTTCCGCGCGCGGCACAGCTCGACCGGGTGCTCGCGCGCGGCGAGCTCACGGCGGGGCTCATCGAGGCGCTCGCGAGATCGATCGCTCAGTTTCACGCTCGGGCCGAGTGCGCCTCGGCCGACTCGCCCTATGGGAGCGCCTCCAAGGTCGGCCAATATGCCTTGGAAAACTTCACCCACATCGGAACCGGTCCCGCGGAGATCGACTCCCGGGCCGAGCTGGCATCCCTCCGCGCCTGGACCGAGACCCAGCTCGAACGGCATCGTGACCTCATCGAGGGGCGCAAGAGGCACGGGCGGGTGCGGCACTGCCACGGGGACCTGCACCTGACGAACATGGTGTCGATGGGCGGGGAGATCGTGGTCTTCGACGGCATCGAATTCAATGCCGCGCTGTCCTGCATCGACGTCATGAGCGAGATCGCCTTTCTATTGATGGACTTCGATGTCCGCGAGCGGCCCGATCTCGGTTCGATCTTTCTCGACCGTTATCTGGAAGAGAGCGGCGACTACGAGGGCCTGCCATTGCTGGATCTGTACCGCGTTTACCGTTCGCTGGTGCGGGCCAAGGTCGCCTATCTCGAGCATCAATCCGGGGGCGAGAAGGCGGTGTGTCTTGCGCGCTACGAGCGGCACCTCGCGCTGGCCGGGCGCTATGCGGAGCCGCGTCCTGCGGGCCTCATCGTCCTCACCCACGACGGGGTCTCCGGCGCCGGCAAGACCATGCACAGCGCGCCGCTCATCCCGCGGCTTGGGGCACTACGCATCCGCTCGGACGTCGAGCGCAAGCGCCTGGCCGGTCTATCGGCCGAGACGAAGACCGAAAGCGCCGTGGTGGCCGGGATGTACGACGCGGCGATGACCGAGCGCACCTATGAACGACTCAAGGACCTCGCCGGCATCGTGAGTGGCTGCGGCATTCCGGTCATCGTCGATGCCACCTTCCTGGCGCGCGCGCGGCGTGAGGAGTTCGCGGCGCTGGTGAGATCGCTCGGTGTGCCGTTGCAGATCCTGGATTTTCAGGCCGGCGAGGCGACCTTGCGTGGGCGGATCCGGCAGCGTGGTGGGGACGGGCACGATGCCTCCGAGGCCAACCTCGCGGTGCTCGATCACCAGCTCCGTGGCCAGGAGCCCTTAACGCCGCACGAGCAGGCGCTGACGCTTCACTGGGACACCGAATGCCCCGGCGAAGCCGCGCCGGTCGCCGCAGAGCTCGAGCGGCTCACGCCTCGCCGGCCCACTCGCTGA